The genomic segment ATCTTGCTTCATCTCTTCGTCTATGATTTACACACATACCAagctcctcccccttcctctcacaccaacaaagatgagagatcacatcttcctctctgacaTGCGGTTTCAACTCACTATTTGCATTTGAGTTTTGGTCCTGCAGAATTGGTCATACGGACACcaaaacacattgagacattattttactgtaatagagaaGTTAAAAAGTGTGTCGTTAGAAATGTTGTCTCAACTACTCAAATTGTGCGCAGAGCAGACTACTAAAACGAGAGTGTCAATGAACATTGATTCTGGAAAATTAATGCTCAAGTTTGTCCGCGGCATTGGGGTACCACTTACcgctagcagcattttagccaaAGGGCTGTtattatactagctgtctagtctgtgatttataaatgtgcaataagAATAAAGCACAATTAAATAAGTACTTggcaactcgttctcattctgagaaataaggtaggccacttgatttcaacatctgaacaaagtggacatgcttttcaaacagttggagacagacagaagggtgtgttcataacaattcaACTGTTCAACTTTGTTAGCTAGCAACTAGATCAAAGTTGTCTAAAGATTAGCTGGCTAATCACTAGCACGTGGGCTTGAGAGATTGTTGATGAGACCTGTGCTAATTGTCTAGTGCCTAATGCCTACTACAAGAAGTTATTCATTATCAGTGAATGTGCATGATACTAGTTAAATTTGTAACAAAAAAGGGCATTTTCATAGACAAActtgaaagccagatcagtgattataaaaacattttaaaacgcAGGTTATTAAAATATttttataaaataataaaattatTAGTGGGTtttatggttgtggaaggcttatatttagTCTAGATATAATTTCCCAAGCCCTGAATTCATTAGGTTATtgctgactgtttgaaatgcagtgtagTTGACCTTTAATAGTACAACAATGCTTATTTAGAGAAaacattttctattttttacGAGAATCGCCCAGAAGTTTAAGAAAAAAAATTGAGATATAAAATAAACAACACTGAAAATAAATATCTTCCAAAACATACAtcttgtttgcaataaggcacaaaATTAAGGCACAAAAATGCCTTATGCataaaatgtggcaaagaaattaactttatgtccggAATACAAAAGTGTTATGTtaggggcaaatccaacacaacacaccactgagTAGCACTCACCATATTTTCAAGCACGGTGGTGGCTGAATGTTATGGGTATGTCCTAGCTTGCCATTATGAAAATCAaattcaacaatgccaataaTGTTTTAAATTCGACtattgctttcaaaagcagctcaaacattgAACATGTTAGAATGAACTATTGGCAATGAATTCTACAGTGAAATTATACTGTCCATTATTTAGGGAAATAATGCACGCTCttgaatgcccttcaagccaatcagaaacaagtaCTCAATGATGCCATGGTATAATgtgcattataaactgggtggttcgagccctgaatactgattggctgaaaaCTGTGGTATATCAGAACATATACCATGtctatgacaaaacatttatctgtactgctctaattacattggtaaccagtttataatagcaataaggcacctcggggatttgtgatatatggccaatataccacggctaagggctgtgtccttAGAACAGCCCTTaggtggtatattggccacataccACACTCCCTCGGGCTTTATTTATAAATTATCCAAGGATATATTATAAACTGTATGCATAAAATACACTTTGAATCTATCCATACACGAACAAGTTGTTTCCTTGAGCTTTTGGCAAGCAGGGCGGAAtgtaaacatttattgtgtaaagTAAACGGACATGTGTGAACCGGGAAAGCCCCCACCCTTCCTCCATGTGGCTTTACCCTTTATCTTAGCTTTTTCTTCACCATATTAGATTGCTAGCCAATGATAGTTAGATAAATAGATTGCCAATGATCGACCACCCTAGCAGTACGTTAACCAGCCTCCATCGGGAATCAGCCACCTGCTCCACCAAACAGCCTAATGTTAATGTTAGCCAACCTGTAGCTGACCAGCTAGAAAATTATACTTCAACTTTTTGACAGCTACATATTTGGCTAGTCATTAATGATACTAACATGTGGAACGAAATTATGGAAAATTAGAGGATGTTGAAAGAACAAAGCAAAACTCACCATCAAAAATGTACTCCCCTCACTTCTCGAGTTTGCACTGTTTACTTGCGCTCCCTTTTTCTTGACGGTTGCTAGACAGCTCGCGCgggtgattttttttttcttcttgtgCAGACCAATCAGATTGCGGTTGTTTCACTTTCTCCGTGATATTGGGTACATTCAACAAACCAACTGCAATCAATGCTGAATAAatgttgtatttttatttaaccttttattgtACGATACAATACAACCTGAAAACATTTTCCATCCGTAAAATGGACGTGTATGTAGGCAGGGAATATATTTTCCAGCAACTAACTAGTTATATTCAGCAGATAAGTGCTCTCCTTGTTTTTCTCCATTAACGTTTTTATACAACCCGTTAGAATGTTGAATGCAACCCTGATTTTGTCCGGAAGAATGATAtttttgatgaaaccaagaaggCGTGTTTCCGGAAGACGTGGCTAGTGCTACAGTGGCAGCACCTGAActtgtattttaataaaatacaATTAACAGTGTCAACTTTTATATTTTACAAGCTGTTGATTCATTGTCAAAATGATCTCTTTAACGGACTCACAGAGTAAGGCGATTTCTATTTGATCTAACGGTTGTTGCTTGCCAATTTGTTCCAGCTCTCTAACTAACATTAGCACGCTATCCTCTCAGCTACATAACTAATGTGCTATTCTCGTATGTGAGGAAAACAGCTAGAAATAGCTAGCCTGCTGAATCGAATTTGTTTGCTAGATAGTGACCATTGACAGCTAACTAATTAATAACATATTCATTCTGAACCAGATGGCTAGTTAGGGACGGGGGGTGTCAATTGGGAGGATAGGCAGTGGAAAGGttggatgccattccattcgctccgttccggCCATTGTTATGAGTTGTCCCCCCCCTCAGCCCTCCCATCCTGTGACTCAAACGTATTAACGTTAGTGTGCTTGGATACTTTAAATAATGTGATTCTTCTTTCTTGCAGAGATCGGAATGGGACTAACGGGCTTCGGCGTGTTTTTCCTCTTCTTTGGAATGATACTGTTTTTTGACAAAGCCCTCCTTGCCATAGGAAATGTGAGTGATTTCATCATCACCATCCACAGTTAATACATTTGTCTACCTTCTGCAGCTACATACGAGGCTTACGTTTTGCTATATTTATTGGAACGTTGGTCTGAAATGCAATTACATTATCTCTGAGTGACACTGAGAAAAACACAGCTGCAGAGCCCTCCTCGCCTTTCTGATTCTCAACTGAGCACAATCACCACCTTTTTATAGAGTAGTGGGGAGTTGTAGGGTTTAACTGTGAAGTACTCCGTCATTGTCAACAGACATTGTCTGTTCCCTGTCCCTTCTATCTCGCGATAGATCCTGTTTGTGGCTGGCCTGTCGTTTGTGATCGGTCTGGAGAGGACGTTCCGGTTCTTCTTCCAGAAACACAAGATGAAGGCAACTAGCTTCTTCCTGGGTGGAGTGTTGATCGTTCTTATTGGCTGGCCAATTGTGGGAGTGGTCCTGGAGATCTATGGATTTTTCCTTTTATTCAGGTGGGTCAAGTACAGGCCCCAGGCTTGTTTGCTAAGCTTATCTTTCGAATAAGATGCAGTCTTGAGGTAAAACAAGCCAAGGACATCTTTGTTTGTCCTGTCaactgtctccccctcccccaccccctgtTGAGTGCAGCCCTCATTTTATGCAAGGGCTTGCTGCGTGTAAAGATccgtagtctgtcatcatgtgctTGCTGTTGTCAACTaactctctctttatcttctccAGGGGTTTCTTCCCAGCGGCAGTAGGCTTCATCAGAAGGATACCCTTCCTGGGCTCCCTGCTAAACCTCCCATTCATCAGTGGGGTGAGTTCAGAGATgtagtggtaaaaaaaaaaaatagctggGTAAATTCTGATTGCTGGTCACGGTGATAAAAGAAACGCTCCAATAGTTTCAATGCCTTTTTCCCAGTTTTCCCACTTCCACTTCCACTATACCACTGTGTGAGGAAGAGGATGGGAACAGGGCCTACAATGCAGTTGGTGCTGGGTGGGCTGAGGTGGTTACACTAAAGACAACACAGGTTCCAATTGGCCTCTGACATTGGTTCTGGACGGCTGTAGTGTCTCATACTGTGTCACTCAATCTTCTgtcatatatgtgtgtgtgtgtgtgtgtgtttgttatgcGGTGTATGTTCGTGAAGTCACTTGTTTTGAGGAgaatgtgtctctgtctcttttaaAGCCTTCATAATTAACTCTGAGGACAATCCGCTATCTTGGTCAGTCACTGCAGATTTTCCCTTGCATGTGAGCATGATTCACATCTGTTTATAATGTATGTTATACTGTAATGTTGCCTTATGCCTGACCAGAGTAGTGAACCATTGGTATTGGAAATAATTTATACTCGGACACCAGCAACAGCATTTATCCTACACGCCATTTTGAATAGTCTACTCAGTCAGTCACGTCAAGCAAACATTTAATTTCCAATGTACAACTAAGCACTAAACGTTTTAGTCAAGCTTGTATATGTCATCTATTTTTGCTCTACTTTGCAAAGGGGACGGTAGACTGActtaaatgtgtttattttctctctttcttttagtTCGTGGACAAAGTGGGAGAGAGCAACACCACGGTATAACAGTGACTTTATGTTTATGGAGAAAAACAATCTATTATATTTATGATACAGTTGTTCTCATCAAGTCACGTAACCCCCCCATTGGTAAAATTGCCTACCTCCAACAGTTAGCTAGGTAACTTTCATGAGACTTTGTAAATTAAGACCTCTTCCCATTTTAAAAGGGAAAACAATCTGCTTTTTTGTATCTTGATTCTGCAATTTTAAGGTCCGTACCAGCcaagggtgccagtcctggttGCTACGGGCAACTGTTACTAATGAATCTGGAGTTGGTTAAGATGGCTACCCCAGAATGTTACATGTTATTGAATGCTGCTCTCCTCTACTGG from the Oncorhynchus keta strain PuntledgeMale-10-30-2019 chromosome 33, Oket_V2, whole genome shotgun sequence genome contains:
- the LOC118366152 gene encoding vesicle transport protein GOT1B-like isoform X3, with translation MISLTDSQKIGMGLTGFGVFFLFFGMILFFDKALLAIGNILFVAGLSFVIGLERTFRFFFQKHKMKATSFFLGGVLIVLIGWPIVGVVLEIYGFFLLFRGFFPAAVGFIRRIPFLGSLLNLPFISGFSHFHFHYTTV
- the LOC118366152 gene encoding vesicle transport protein GOT1B-like isoform X2 encodes the protein MISLTDSQKIGMGLTGFGVFFLFFGMILFFDKALLAIGNILFVAGLSFVIGLERTFRFFFQKHKMKATSFFLGGVLIVLIGWPIVGVVLEIYGFFLLFRGFFPAAVGFIRRIPFLGSLLNLPFISGFVDKVGESNTTV
- the LOC118366152 gene encoding vesicle transport protein GOT1B-like isoform X1, with the protein product MISLTDSQKIGMGLTGFGVFFLFFGMILFFDKALLAIGNILFVAGLSFVIGLERTFRFFFQKHKMKATSFFLGGVLIVLIGWPIVGVVLEIYGFFLLFRGFFPAAVGFIRRIPFLGSLLNLPFISGFVDKVGESNTTVRTSQGCQSWLLRATVTNESGVG